A region from the Ammospiza nelsoni isolate bAmmNel1 chromosome 1, bAmmNel1.pri, whole genome shotgun sequence genome encodes:
- the VOPP1 gene encoding vesicular, overexpressed in cancer, prosurvival protein 1 isoform X1, producing MKRFHPGVALLLSLLWECTEAKKHCWYFEGLYPTYYICRSYEDCCGSRCCVRALSIQRLWYFWFLLMMGVLFCCGAGFFIRRRMYPPPLVEEPTFNVSYTRQPVNTASGSQQPGVPYYTDPGGPGMNPMAMAFHVQPNSPQGNPVYPPPPSYCNTPPPPYEQVVKSST from the exons tgTACAGAGGCCAAAAAGCATTGCTGGTACTTTGAAGGATTATATCCTACATATTATAT ATGTCGCTCCTATGAGGATTGCTGTGGCTCAAGATGCTGTGTAAGAGCTCTCTCTATCCAGCGACTATGGTATTTTTG GTTCCTTTTGATGATGGGAGTTTTGTTCTGTTGTGGAGCTGGTTTCTTTATCCGAAGGCGGATGTACCCTCCTCCATTAGTAGAAGAACCTACTTTTAATGTGTCTTACACCAGACAACCAGTCAACACTGCATCAG ggTCACAACAACCTGGAGTGCCGTATTACACAGACCCAGGCGGACCTGGGATGAATCCCATGGCCATGGCTTTCCACGTCCAGCCCAACTCCCCACAAGGAAACCCGGTTTACCCACCCCCACCTTCCTACTGCAACACACCACCTCCCCCATATGAGCAGGTGGTGAAATCCTCCACATGA